One region of Culex pipiens pallens isolate TS chromosome 2, TS_CPP_V2, whole genome shotgun sequence genomic DNA includes:
- the LOC120422224 gene encoding mpv17-like protein 2, whose translation MRKIFQFVVQRINPRIPKGDKRLYSSSAPKNSPSDDTPTLRRIWKLMFGKYLLVTNTVSSGGLMMLGDVLAQELEKRRHGTALTQPGYDWYRIGCMTLVGISQGPLHHYLYKWMDRILPGASVSTVFKKIGIDQFVISPIFIVTYMYSAGLLEGSSVRECTDEIKDKYWTIYTADWLVWPPTQFINFYFINPKYRVLYINAITMLYNVFLCYIKHNEDLRINLVGSDDIKKD comes from the exons ATgcgcaaaatttttcaattcgtAGTTCAGCGGATAAACCCTAGAATTCCGAAAGGGGACAAACGCTTGTACTCGTCATCCGCGCCAAAGAATTCCCCATCAGATGACACACCAACGCTGCGTCGAATATGGAAACTAATGTTTGGAAAGTACCTGCTGGTCACGAACACGGTCAGCTCAGGAGGGCTCATGATGCTGGGGGATGTTTTGGCCCAGGAGCTTGAGAAAAGACGCCACGGAACGGCTCTCACCCAGCCGGGCTACGATTGGTATCGAATAG GTTGCATGACTCTGGTGGGAATATCCCAGGGCCCGCTGCATCACTATCTGTACAAGTGGATGGACCGCATTCTGCCCGGGGCCAGCGTTTCGACAGTATTCAAAAAGATTGGCATCGACCAGTTTGTCATTTCGCCGATCTTCATCGTGACCTATATGTACAGTGCGGGACTGCTGGAGGGAAGTAGCGTCCGCGAGTGTACCGACGAGATAAAGGATAAATATTGGACCATTTATACGGCGGATTGGCTGGTCTGGCCGCCGACGCAGTTTATTAACTTTTACTTTATCAACCCAAAGTATCGAGTGTTGTACATAAACGCGATTACGATGTTGTACAACGTGTTTTTATGTTACATTAAGCACAACGAGGATCTTCGGATAAACTTAGTTGGTTCGGATGATATTAAAAAGGATTAA